One genomic window of Hydra vulgaris chromosome 03, alternate assembly HydraT2T_AEP includes the following:
- the LOC136078431 gene encoding uncharacterized protein LOC136078431, with the protein MATTDVLNFTEIPTVINGIERFEFHEYEPAARTNLNSSGEIRIYIEQQDLFTLPSEAYLLFEGRLLKLDGTVYANADAVALTNNGIMHLFREISYQLSKQNIENIFSPGQATTMLGMLKYPDDFQLAQGLNQLWYKDSSTTAVLVDNSGFAVRQSYIIQKPTTKGTFSFCIPLRHIFGFCDDYNKVIYGFNYTLTLVRKGETEVIFRNALAAAGKVNLDKISLFMPHVIPSDLERVYLYKSIESKVKLPVTFRARQCDTITVPQSTTFSWRLCVKTITYHFQIINFQEPIEMHLYLVKTFME; encoded by the coding sequence atggcaactactgatgtattaaattttactgAAATCCCAACTGTGattaatggaattgaaagatttGAATTCCATGAATATGAACCAGCAGCTCGCACAAATCTAAATAGCTCTGGAGAAATAAGAATTTACATTGAGCAACAAGATTTGTTCACACTTCCATCTGAGGCTTATCTTTTGTTTGAAGGAAGACTTCTTAAACTTGATGGGACAGTTTATGCTAATGCAGATGCAGTGGCGCTTACAAATAATGGTATTATGCATTTATTCAGGGAAATATCATAtcaattatcaaaacaaaatatagaaaatatttttagtccAGGTCAAGCAACAACAATGTTAGGAATGCTTAAATACCCAGATGACTTTCAATTAGCACAAGGATTAAATCAATTGTGGTACAAAGATTCTTCAACAACAGCAGTACTTGTTGATAACTCAGGGTTTGCAGTACGACAATCATACATAATTCAGAAACCAACCACAAAGGGAACATTTTCATTTTGTATACCTTTAAGACACATTTTTGGATTCTGCGATGATTACAACAAAGTTATTTACGGATTTAATTATACACTAACTCTTGTTAGAAAAGGTGAAACTGAAGTAATTTTTAGAAACGCTCTTGCAGCTGCAGGAAAAGTTAATCTTGATAAAATATCATTGTTCATGCCACATGTGATTCCATCAGATTTAGAGAgagtttatctttataaaagtaTTGAATCAAAAGTGAAACTTCCAGTAACTTTTCGCGCAAGGCAGTGTGATACTATAACTGTTCCACAATCTACAACGTTTTCTTGGAGACTTTGCGTAAAGACAATAACTTATCATTTCCAAATCATCAATTTTCAAGAGCCTATAGAGATGCATCTGTATTTAGTGAAAACTTTTATGGAATGA